The SAR116 cluster alpha proteobacterium HIMB100 region AAATTCATCACCAGCTTTTGGTGAAGTTGCGCCGTCTTTATATTCAGCCTGCTGCCAAAATGGATTAGGGACAGCAAAGGGCACCCTGTCAGGAATTGGGGCAGTTGAATTGGCGACGCGGTCAAATTCAGAAATTGTGACAGATTTACAATCATACCCGCTTCCTCAGAAGTTGCCGCCAGCGCCGGTGGCAAATATTGGAGCTAATCTGGTTTTGAAATGGCGAGAGCTAAAGGCAGGGCGGGAAATATGAGCTGTCTTGATATAGCCCGTATTGGCGGCAACAGATTGAGCTTTGTATGAGCCTTGACAGAATGAGGCCGGATTAATAACTGTTTACTGATAACTGAACGTGAATGATATTCAGGAAGGCAGGATATGACATTATCTTCAAGCCCTGAAGTAAAGGGATTTTTTGACCAAGACAGCGGGACCATAAGCTATGTTGCGCATGACCGATCCAGCAAAGAAGCTGCTGTTATCGACTCAGTGCTTGATTTTGATTATGCATCCGGCACCATTGGTTATGAATTGGCGGACGACATCATCGGTTATGTTCAGGCGCAAAACCTGAACGTCTCCTGGCATATTGAAACCCATGTTCACGCTGATCACCTCTCTGCTGCGCCATACCTGCAGGACAGGCTGGGGGGCAAGATAATGATCTCAGAACAGATTACGGCTGTTCAGAAAATTTTTGGCAAAGTGTTTAATGCAGGGACCGAGTTTGAGCGAGACGGCAGTCAGTTTGACAGGCTTCTTGAGGATGGTGACAGTTATGCTCTGGGTCAATTAACTGGGTATGCTATTCACACTCCGGGTCACACACCAGCCTGTATGGCACATGTGATTGGTGATGCCGTTTTTGTTGGGGATACTTTGTTCATGCCTGATGGGGGGACAGCCCGGGCTGATTTCCCTGGCGGTGATGCGCGGACTTTATATCAGTCTATCCAGAAAATTTTGGCTTTGCCTGAAGATACGCGCCTGTTTGTTTGCCATGATTATATGCCTGGTGGACGAGAGGTCGCGTGGCAGAGCACGGTAGCAGAACAGAAACAAAAAAATATACATATTGGCGGCGGCATAAGTGAAGATGCGTTTGTTGAAATGCGCGAGACCAGAGATGCAAGCTTGTCGATGCCCAAATTGATTATGCCATCTATTCAGGTGAATATGCGTGCTGGCCATTTGCCGCCTGGCGAAGATAATGGCGAAGTGTATTTGAAAGTTCCTGTGTCAGGTTTGAGAGGATAAACCATGCAGATTAACTGGACTGAATTTACGCCTGTTTTGTCTCTTGCAGGGGGAATGCTGATTGGTGCGGCAGCCTTATTGCTGATGATGGCAAACGGGCGCGTTATGGGGGTAAGCGGCATTCTGGGTGGTCTTTTGGGATCGTCAGATACGAAAGGCTGGCGGCTGGCGTTTCTTGTAGGGGCTGTTGCCGCACCTTTGTTATTGGTTCAGACAGGTTTGTTTGAAATTGATGTGCAGCCGGTGGCAAGTGGTATTTTGCTCTATGGGGCGGCGTTTCTGGTTGGTTTGGGAACGGCAATTGGGTCTGGTTGCACCTCAGGACATGGCATTTGTGGGTTGTCTCGTCTGTCCTTGCGGTCTCTGGCAGCAGTGTGCACATTTATGGTTACAGCGATAATCACTGTATTTGTGCTGCGGCACGTAATGATTTAACCGGAGTGATGTAATGGCACGTTCTTTACTGGTTGCGCTTGTCTCTGGTCTTGTTTTTGGTGTTGGCTTGGCTCTGGCAGGTATGCTCAACCCTTCCAAAGTTGCAGGGTTTCTGGATGTCTTTGGCTTATGGGACCCGTCTCTTGCATTTGTGATGGTAGGTGGCATAGCGGTTAACGCAACGGGATATTTTCTGTTTGTCAAAGGGGGTAAGCCTTTATTTTCATCCTCGTTCAAGCTGCCAGAAACCATTCAGGTTGACCGTCCTCTTCTTATAGGCAGTGCGCTGTTTGGTATGGGTTGGGGCATGGCTGGATTATGCCCTGGACCGGTGGTGTCCAGCCTGCTTCTCAATCCGGCTGATATGGTTGTCTTTGGTCTTATTATGTGTGCAGGACTGAAAGCAGGGGCGGTACTGAAACAAAGACTCTGAGCTGTGGCGCAGGCAGCAAGGCCTATGAAAGCTGGCCTTGTTTCGGGGGGCATTATTCTGTTGCAGGAGCATGTGCAAATAAAGTTGTCTCGCTTACTATCGAAATATCTGTTGACATTTTCTAAGAGTAAAACTCATCCTTAATGCCCATTATATTTTGCCAAAGTCTGGGGGAATAAAGGCGTGGTCCCGACAAACCTATCTTCTGTATGGATAAAGGCCCTGCTCTTTGTTTGGCTGGTCATTCACGGGATTGGAACCGCTTATGCTGACTGTTCAGCCCCCGCGCCTGTCTGTGCCTGGATGCCAAAAATAGTCGGCGTTAAAACCCCAAATATGATTGCCTCAGGTGTTCAGATCAGTGCTGATTTTATTGTTACAAATCGTCATGTTGCTGAAGACCATCAGCAAGTACTGACCCGAAATCATAAAGCTGCTCTCAGGCCAGCGGTGCCGATACCACATGATTTTGCTGCAGACCTTGTTATGCTCAGATTGCAGGATAGTGACGCAATGCTCCCCACGAAAGTTGATGTGGCCCCAAAGTCATCATCACAGCTTTATGTGGTTGGGTTTGACCAGGGGCGAAACGCGTCTCGTGTCTATAAACCTGCTGAATTTGCGCATTATCCGGATAGTACGGCATTTCCTCAGGCTCGTATTCATACAGATGCCAGGGCATTGCCTGGCAATAGTGGCGGTGCAGTAGTTGATGCAGATGGTCGTTTGGTCGGCATTCTGGCGTCAGGAGATGGAAAGCTGAGCGAGGTGATCCCGGCTGAGCATATAAATGCGGTTCTTTCTCGCTCGGGCCCTGAACATGAAACTGCCTTTTTTGATCAAGGCAGGGCAGTTCGTATTTGTGCAGACACATTGTATTTCGCTGCAGAAATTCCGCGAAATCCGCCGCTTCCTTTAATCCGTAAGATAACGGATAATTGCAGAAAGGCGAACAACAAACAGCTTTACGATCAGGCTGGCCAGCTCTTCGGAAAATGGTGGATGTTTTCTGAATCGGAACAATTTTTATTGCTTGGCCAGGCCGCTGATCCGAACAGTCCAAACACATTAATGTCGCTGGCTGTCACCTATCATCTGGACAGGCAGCCCAAAAAGGGGCGGCCCATTCTGAAGCGTTATCTTAAGCTTGACCCATCGAATGCGCAGGCGCTCAGGCTGGGTATACAGACAGCTGGTTTACTGAAAGACCAAGCCTTCGCTGATGAGGTTCTTGAGTTAATGCGTCAGCATAATCCTGCCGCACTCCCGCTTGCAGAATCGTTCATCAAAGAAGCCTTTGGCAATTAAAACCCAAAATCATCTGTTGGGTCTGGTATCCAGCCATAAGCTGTGACAGGGTCTGCGGTCGCAGTTGCCCGCCCCTTTAGAAAGGTGATTATTTGCTGTGTGTCAGCCTCTGGATTGGCGCGCAGATATCTTGCGGCAAGGGCTGCAACACGTGGTGCAGCATAGCTTGTTCCGCCGGTCTGGGATCGCACGCCCCGATGATCGATCACATCTAGCTGTTCTGCTGGAACCAGTAAATCTACATTCCGTCTGCCCAGGTTTGCTGCGGGTCCCGGCCGGCCGAATGAATCTGATGAGCTGACAACAAACAAATTCTCAAGGTCAAGGGCTGCTGGATAAACCGGATCTTGGTCAATGTCTTTTCCGTCATTTCCAGCAGAGGTGATGAGCAGAATTGTCGAATTTCCGCGCGCCGCTTGTTCAAAGCAGGTCCAGTCTTCATAAGACCCTGATCCCATCGATAAGTTGATGATCCGGATACCCGCCTGTGCTGCCTGTTCGATGAGCTCTTGATAGCGACACATATTCAGAGCAGGAAAGCGATAGACAATAATGGGTTCTTCTGGCGCCTCTGCGGCCAGCACGCTGAATACCGTCGTGCCATGGCGCAAGGGGAAGTAAGGGTTACGCCTGAGGTCCATGTCAAAGGGCCGGTTATCATCATCCCAGAAATCATAACCTGATATGTCACCATTTCTTGTCCTGGCAATATGGGACTGCAGTTCAGGCAGCAGATAATTTACGCCTGTATCTGACAGGGCCAAAATAGGGGCTCGGGTTTGTGCGGGTTTTGTGGGCAGTATTACTGGCGGGTTTACTGGTTCTTCGGCAGTAATGGTGTTAAGATCATGGGCTAGGCTTTGAAGTGATATCAGCTCACCATCGGCATTATAGCGGGCTCTTCTGGCCTGCAGAATCTGACAGGGGGCACGAAGGCGGATCAAGAGTTTAGGTCTGTCCTGCAAATCCCGAATATCAATTGTCGCAATAGACCAATTTTGCTGTTGCGGGCGAAAGCTCACGCGAATTTGTTGTTTGTTCTTCTGGTCTTCGATTTGATAACCGCTGGGAAGAGCTGTTTTTTGTGCATCTGTAGTGAGCCAGTCGCAAACCTGTTCCGATTTAGGAATGGATGCCTCGCTTGTGTTCTCAAAAGCAACCTGAACAAGAAAGCAGAGCATTATCAGGCCCGCCAATACGAGCCTGAGACGTGGTATCAACATGTCTTTACAGGTCAGAATCTGTCCAGCTCTTTCATGTGCCATATCAGGCAGCTGCTGCAGCTGAAGTGGTTCGCGGCGTTTCTTTAATGGGAAGATGAACAACAGTCGACAACAGGCCTGTGCCAACACCAACCCACCATACCACAGTGTATGACCCAAACTGGTCATGCAGAATGCCACCCAGCCATACCCCCAGGAACGAGCCAAGCTGATGGGAGAAAAATACAAGGCCATAAAGCGTTCCCATGAAGCGCAAGCCATATAAATAGGCAACAAGGCCGGATGTCAGCGGAACTGTCGCCAGCCACAAAGAGCCCATCACAACAGAAAACACCAGAACGGTTATAGGGGTCATTGGGACCAAAATAAACCAAGCCGAGATCAAAGTCCGGCCAGCATAAATGCCAGCGAGGAGATATTTTTTCCGGTAAACATTCCCCAGTGCGCCAGCGGTGATTGTGCCAATGATATTAAAGACGCCGATGACACCTATCGCAACCGCCCCAAGAGCGGCAGTAGAGGTGATACCCATCTTTGCCAGCAGCTCGTCAGGTGAGATGGATGCGCACATCTCAGTCACAAAAGCTGGAAAATGAGCAGTGACAAAAGCCAATTGGAAGCCGCAAGAAAAAAAGCCGATGAAAATCATGATGTAGCTGGGGTCACGAACCGCGCGGGACACAATACTGCCAAGCGATTCTTCAAGTTCTGCTTTGCTGGCAACATATTGCGAGCGCATAAAAGGTAAACAGAACAGACAGAGCAGGATTAAACCAGCAAAGACTAAGAATACTGACGACCAATGCATCCAATTTAAAAGATATTGGGCAAGAGGTGGGCCGATGACTTGTCCCATACTGCCTGCGGCAGTTGTCAAGCCGAGGGCAAGAGAGCGTTGTTCAGGAGCAGCAGAACGCCCGACCACGCCCAAAACAACCCCGAAACCTGTACCAGCAATGCCAAAGCCGACAAACATTTCCAGCCATTGATGCTGCACAGGGCTGATAGAATAGGCACTTAAACACAAACCAGCAGCATATAGAACTGTTCCCAGAAAAATGGCTTTTTTATCCCCAAAGCGTTCTGCTAGTGCGCCAAAAACGGGTGTGGCCAGACCCCATGCAAGATTTTGGATTGCTATTGCCAGCGAAAATTCACTTCTTAGCCAGCCCAAATCAGCAGCAATTGGTATCTGAAAAACCCCAAAGCTTGAACGTATTGTAAAGCTGAGGAACAGAATAAGGCTTGCCGAAATGAGGATAGGCGTGAAGATGGAAGCTTGTGGTTTCATAACGTCCTTTTCGGCTGAACACAGATATGATCGGGCTCAGTCGCCAAATATAATTACTTGCCCTAATATAAAGCCCATCTAACGCTTTGCAATAAGTGATAATTTCATAGACAGGACAGAGGTCTGTTCAATGCTGAAAGCACTCATTTTGGCGATATTGATAATGTTCGTGCTGTTGATTCTGTTACGCCGTATTCCGGCTATTAGAACCTGGATGAACAATCTGCTGCGTCAACCGCTTGTCAGATCTATTCTTTTTCAGGGGCTGTGGCGTCTAATCCGTTTTCTCATTTTCAGACGATAAGGCTGAAACCCTAGTCATCATCTGGCTTGAAAATTGGGTCAGCGGTAAAATAGCCCCCTTGAAACACAGCATCCGGAGCATCTGGTGAAGGGCGCGGCATAGCCTCATCAAGTGCTGCCTCGAAGCTTTGACCATTATCCTTGGGGTGCCAGCCGAGATAGGCTGTGCCTTTATTATCCCACCACGTACAGTCATTTTTAGAAATACCATAGATGATCGGGCAGCCCAGACGAGGGATTTTAAAAATGCGATCGATCAAAGAGGTGAAGTCATCATAAGACATCCATGTCGCCATCATTCTGTGGTTTATCGGTTCAGGAAAACAGGAACCAATTCTGACAATGGCGGTTTCGATGCCAAATTTATCGTGATACAGGCTCGCCATTGCTTCTCCAAAAACCTTTGAGACACCATAAATCCCATCTGGACGGGGCAGGGCCTTATCATCAAGATAATCTGTTTGCTTATAAAAACCGACAGCATGGTTTGAACTGGCAAACAAAATCCGGCGACAACCTGTTTTCCGTGCTGCTTCATACAAATTATAAACACCGTCGATATTTGCCGGCCGGACCAGTGACCATGATTTTTCAACTGAAATTCCGCCGAAATGAACAATGCCATCACAGCCCTCAACAAGGGACAGAACTTCATCTTCATTGCTTAAGTCACAATAGACAATTTCTTCATGTGCAGCTGCTTCGCCTAAATCAGCAATGTCTGATATCCGCAATGTTTCTGCCATTGGGGCCAGTTTTGTGCGCAGAACCGCACCGATGCCGCCTGCGGCGCCAGTTATCAGAAGTCGTTTCATGAGTTTATCCTTTGAAGCGAGGTTGGGGAAGTCCGGTGATGCCAAGGCCGGTAATCGCAAATAATGCGCCAGCATCTGGCTGATTGATTTCAGTGCCCTCAGTCAGCCCAAAGCCAATTGATGTGAGATATAAAATATCAAGATTTTGCCCGCCAAACATTGGTTTGGTTGGCTTTTCAACAGGTACATCAAGCGTGAATAAAAGCTCTCCGTCAGGGGAAATACGATAAATCTGCCAGCCGCCGACACCAGCCATCCAATAACACCCCTCTGCGTCAATTGTGCCGCCATCTGGCCGGCCGGATACCTGACGTGTGTCGAAAAATAATTCTGCCGGTCCTGTTTTACCGGTGGCAATATCATAACTGCACGACCAAATATTACGTGTCAGCTTGTTGCTGTCTGAAAAATACATAATCTGACCATCAGCAGAAAAGGTCATGCCGTTCGTTGTATAGACAGTT contains the following coding sequences:
- a CDS encoding subtilisin-like serine protease (PFAM: Subtilase family); translation: MLCFLVQVAFENTSEASIPKSEQVCDWLTTDAQKTALPSGYQIEDQKNKQQIRVSFRPQQQNWSIATIDIRDLQDRPKLLIRLRAPCQILQARRARYNADGELISLQSLAHDLNTITAEEPVNPPVILPTKPAQTRAPILALSDTGVNYLLPELQSHIARTRNGDISGYDFWDDDNRPFDMDLRRNPYFPLRHGTTVFSVLAAEAPEEPIIVYRFPALNMCRYQELIEQAAQAGIRIINLSMGSGSYEDWTCFEQAARGNSTILLITSAGNDGKDIDQDPVYPAALDLENLFVVSSSDSFGRPGPAANLGRRNVDLLVPAEQLDVIDHRGVRSQTGGTSYAAPRVAALAARYLRANPEADTQQIITFLKGRATATADPVTAYGWIPDPTDDFGF
- a CDS encoding NAD dependent epimerase/dehydratase family protein (PFAM: NAD dependent epimerase/dehydratase family), producing MKRLLITGAAGGIGAVLRTKLAPMAETLRISDIADLGEAAAHEEIVYCDLSNEDEVLSLVEGCDGIVHFGGISVEKSWSLVRPANIDGVYNLYEAARKTGCRRILFASSNHAVGFYKQTDYLDDKALPRPDGIYGVSKVFGEAMASLYHDKFGIETAIVRIGSCFPEPINHRMMATWMSYDDFTSLIDRIFKIPRLGCPIIYGISKNDCTWWDNKGTAYLGWHPKDNGQSFEAALDEAMPRPSPDAPDAVFQGGYFTADPIFKPDDD
- a CDS encoding Zn-dependent hydrolase, glyoxylase (PFAM: Metallo-beta-lactamase superfamily), coding for MTLSSSPEVKGFFDQDSGTISYVAHDRSSKEAAVIDSVLDFDYASGTIGYELADDIIGYVQAQNLNVSWHIETHVHADHLSAAPYLQDRLGGKIMISEQITAVQKIFGKVFNAGTEFERDGSQFDRLLEDGDSYALGQLTGYAIHTPGHTPACMAHVIGDAVFVGDTLFMPDGGTARADFPGGDARTLYQSIQKILALPEDTRLFVCHDYMPGGREVAWQSTVAEQKQKNIHIGGGISEDAFVEMRETRDASLSMPKLIMPSIQVNMRAGHLPPGEDNGEVYLKVPVSGLRG
- a CDS encoding YeeE/YedE family protein (DUF395) (PFAM: YeeE/YedE family (DUF395)), which codes for MARSLLVALVSGLVFGVGLALAGMLNPSKVAGFLDVFGLWDPSLAFVMVGGIAVNATGYFLFVKGGKPLFSSSFKLPETIQVDRPLLIGSALFGMGWGMAGLCPGPVVSSLLLNPADMVVFGLIMCAGLKAGAVLKQRL
- a CDS encoding arabinose efflux permease family protein (PFAM: Major Facilitator Superfamily) — protein: MKPQASIFTPILISASLILFLSFTIRSSFGVFQIPIAADLGWLRSEFSLAIAIQNLAWGLATPVFGALAERFGDKKAIFLGTVLYAAGLCLSAYSISPVQHQWLEMFVGFGIAGTGFGVVLGVVGRSAAPEQRSLALGLTTAAGSMGQVIGPPLAQYLLNWMHWSSVFLVFAGLILLCLFCLPFMRSQYVASKAELEESLGSIVSRAVRDPSYIMIFIGFFSCGFQLAFVTAHFPAFVTEMCASISPDELLAKMGITSTAALGAVAIGVIGVFNIIGTITAGALGNVYRKKYLLAGIYAGRTLISAWFILVPMTPITVLVFSVVMGSLWLATVPLTSGLVAYLYGLRFMGTLYGLVFFSHQLGSFLGVWLGGILHDQFGSYTVVWWVGVGTGLLSTVVHLPIKETPRTTSAAAAA
- a CDS encoding YeeE/YedE family protein (DUF395) (PFAM: YeeE/YedE family (DUF395)) codes for the protein MQINWTEFTPVLSLAGGMLIGAAALLLMMANGRVMGVSGILGGLLGSSDTKGWRLAFLVGAVAAPLLLVQTGLFEIDVQPVASGILLYGAAFLVGLGTAIGSGCTSGHGICGLSRLSLRSLAAVCTFMVTAIITVFVLRHVMI
- a CDS encoding trypsin-like serine protease with C-terminal PDZ domain (PFAM: Trypsin), producing MVPTNLSSVWIKALLFVWLVIHGIGTAYADCSAPAPVCAWMPKIVGVKTPNMIASGVQISADFIVTNRHVAEDHQQVLTRNHKAALRPAVPIPHDFAADLVMLRLQDSDAMLPTKVDVAPKSSSQLYVVGFDQGRNASRVYKPAEFAHYPDSTAFPQARIHTDARALPGNSGGAVVDADGRLVGILASGDGKLSEVIPAEHINAVLSRSGPEHETAFFDQGRAVRICADTLYFAAEIPRNPPLPLIRKITDNCRKANNKQLYDQAGQLFGKWWMFSESEQFLLLGQAADPNSPNTLMSLAVTYHLDRQPKKGRPILKRYLKLDPSNAQALRLGIQTAGLLKDQAFADEVLELMRQHNPAALPLAESFIKEAFGN
- a CDS encoding gluconolactonase (PFAM: SMP-30/Gluconolaconase/LRE-like region), with amino-acid sequence MSVQIKTVVSAAERLGEGAVWDCDDQKLWWVDITGGLIHCFDPASGNNESFSFGEPVGCIARRDGGGLVVAAKSGFWFFDPHTGLKTHIIDPEENIAENRFNDGTVDPAGRFWAGTMKDGGEPVQQGRFYLLDTDLSLSSMNKTVYTTNGMTFSADGQIMYFSDSNKLTRNIWSCSYDIATGKTGPAELFFDTRQVSGRPDGGTIDAEGCYWMAGVGGWQIYRISPDGELLFTLDVPVEKPTKPMFGGQNLDILYLTSIGFGLTEGTEINQPDAGALFAITGLGITGLPQPRFKG